The Molothrus ater isolate BHLD 08-10-18 breed brown headed cowbird chromosome 1, BPBGC_Mater_1.1, whole genome shotgun sequence genome includes a window with the following:
- the AQP4 gene encoding aquaporin-4 isoform X1 produces MTAAGPQPLPRRPFLECRPPARRTSKCGRLCKCERIMVAFKGVWTQPFWKAVSAEFLAMLIFVLLSLGSTINWGGAEKPLPVDMVLISLCFGLSIATMVQCFGHISGGHINPAVTVAMVCTRKISLAKSVFYIVAQCLGAIVGAGILYLVTPPSVVGGLGVTAVHRDLSAGHGLLVELIITFQLVFTIFASCDSKRSDVTGSVALAIGFSVAIGHLFAINYTGASMNPARSFGPAVIMGRWENQWVYWVGPIIGAVLAGALYEYVYCPDVELKRRFKDVFGKATQPSKGKYIEVDDNRSHIETDDLILKPGIVHVIDIDRGEDKKGRDPSSEVLSSV; encoded by the exons ATGACCGCAGCCGGCCCGCAGCCGCTGCCCCGCCGCCCGTTCCTCGAgtgccgcccgcccgcccgccgcacCAG TAAGTGTGGACGTCTGTGTAAGTGTGAGAGAATTATGGTGGCGTTTAAAGGAGTCTGGACTCAGCCCTTCTGGAAAGCCGTTTCGGCGGAATTTTTGGCCATGCTCATTTTTGTCCTCCTCAGCCTCGGCTCCACGATCAACTGGGGTGGAGCAGAGAAGCCCCTGCCTGTGGACATGGTCCTTATATCCCTCTGCTTTGGACTCAGCATTGCCACCATGGTGCAGTGCTTTGGACACATCAGCGGAGGCCACATCAACCCTGCCGTGACCGTGGCCATGGTCTGCACGAGAAAGATCAGCCTTGCCAAGTCCGTCTTCTACATTGTTGCCCAGTGCCTGGGAGCCATCGTGGGCGCGGGCATTCTCTACCTTGTCACGCCGCCCAGCGTGGTGGGAGGCCTGGGAGTCACTGCG GTACACAGAGATCTTTCTGCTGGGCATGGACTCCTGGTGGAATTGATAATTACATTCCAGCTGGTTTTTACTATTTTTGCTAGCTGTGATTCAAAACGAAGTGATGTCACTGGTTCGGTAGCTTTAGCAATTGGATTTTCTGTTGCAATTGGACACTTATTTGCT ATCAATTACACTGGTGCCAGCATGAACCCAGCTCGATCATTTGGACCTGCTGTCATTATGGGCAGATGGGAAAACCAATGG GTGTACTGGGTGGGACCGATAATCGGAGCCGTCCTTGCCGGTGCTCTGTACGAGTACGTCTATTGCCCAGACGTTGAGCTCAAGCGCCGCTTCAAAGACGTCTTTGGCAAGGCCACCCAGCCCTCCAAGGGCAAGTACATCGAGGTGGACGACAACAGGAGCCACATAGAGACCGATGACCTGATCCTGAAGCCTGGCATAGTTCATGTGATTGATATCGACCGGGGTGAGGACAAGAAGGGAAGAGACCCATCCAGCGAGGTGTTGTCTTCCGTATGA
- the AQP4 gene encoding aquaporin-4 isoform X2: protein MSDGAAAPRRGKCGRLCKCERIMVAFKGVWTQPFWKAVSAEFLAMLIFVLLSLGSTINWGGAEKPLPVDMVLISLCFGLSIATMVQCFGHISGGHINPAVTVAMVCTRKISLAKSVFYIVAQCLGAIVGAGILYLVTPPSVVGGLGVTAVHRDLSAGHGLLVELIITFQLVFTIFASCDSKRSDVTGSVALAIGFSVAIGHLFAINYTGASMNPARSFGPAVIMGRWENQWVYWVGPIIGAVLAGALYEYVYCPDVELKRRFKDVFGKATQPSKGKYIEVDDNRSHIETDDLILKPGIVHVIDIDRGEDKKGRDPSSEVLSSV, encoded by the exons ATGAGCGACGGAGCGGCCGCTCCGCGCCGCGG TAAGTGTGGACGTCTGTGTAAGTGTGAGAGAATTATGGTGGCGTTTAAAGGAGTCTGGACTCAGCCCTTCTGGAAAGCCGTTTCGGCGGAATTTTTGGCCATGCTCATTTTTGTCCTCCTCAGCCTCGGCTCCACGATCAACTGGGGTGGAGCAGAGAAGCCCCTGCCTGTGGACATGGTCCTTATATCCCTCTGCTTTGGACTCAGCATTGCCACCATGGTGCAGTGCTTTGGACACATCAGCGGAGGCCACATCAACCCTGCCGTGACCGTGGCCATGGTCTGCACGAGAAAGATCAGCCTTGCCAAGTCCGTCTTCTACATTGTTGCCCAGTGCCTGGGAGCCATCGTGGGCGCGGGCATTCTCTACCTTGTCACGCCGCCCAGCGTGGTGGGAGGCCTGGGAGTCACTGCG GTACACAGAGATCTTTCTGCTGGGCATGGACTCCTGGTGGAATTGATAATTACATTCCAGCTGGTTTTTACTATTTTTGCTAGCTGTGATTCAAAACGAAGTGATGTCACTGGTTCGGTAGCTTTAGCAATTGGATTTTCTGTTGCAATTGGACACTTATTTGCT ATCAATTACACTGGTGCCAGCATGAACCCAGCTCGATCATTTGGACCTGCTGTCATTATGGGCAGATGGGAAAACCAATGG GTGTACTGGGTGGGACCGATAATCGGAGCCGTCCTTGCCGGTGCTCTGTACGAGTACGTCTATTGCCCAGACGTTGAGCTCAAGCGCCGCTTCAAAGACGTCTTTGGCAAGGCCACCCAGCCCTCCAAGGGCAAGTACATCGAGGTGGACGACAACAGGAGCCACATAGAGACCGATGACCTGATCCTGAAGCCTGGCATAGTTCATGTGATTGATATCGACCGGGGTGAGGACAAGAAGGGAAGAGACCCATCCAGCGAGGTGTTGTCTTCCGTATGA